A single window of Mugil cephalus isolate CIBA_MC_2020 chromosome 1, CIBA_Mcephalus_1.1, whole genome shotgun sequence DNA harbors:
- the LOC125016026 gene encoding butyrophilin-like protein 10 isoform X2, which produces MMRPSKAEFKESLHSFPLWTLTLCLVSVGSIPVQGDSQVTGSPHPVVVALGEDAVLPCHVEPPVETEKLTVEWWRPDLPPDPGDPLSQYKYVHRYHNSQDMEDMKMPSYAGRTELFKGELKDGNVSLKIINVNAFDQGWYRCFLPLLQNTKRATSIQLVVGPQSVKTSRTQTPPPSSLQTRPALTEDTNIKVTHSSPLWGGFIIRWSAPCRNICCCCSFLGARPGWRRRSMAVEAEVSNYCQTRLPSVTPFCMHLF; this is translated from the exons ATGATGCGTCCGTCTAAAGCGGAGTTTAAAGAGTCTCTTCACTCTTTCCCACTCTGGACTTTAACTCTCTGCTTGGTCTCCGTCGGTTCCATACCAGTTCAAG GTGATTCTCAGGTGACTGGTTCACCTCATCCAGTCGTGGTCGCTCTGGGTGAGGACGCTGTCCTGCCGTGCCATGTGGAGCCTCCGGTGGAGACGGAGAAGCTGACGGTCGAATGGTGGAGGCCTGACCTCCCACCTGATCCTGGAGATCCACTGAGCCAGTACAAGTATGTTCACCGTTACCACAACAGTCAAGACATGGAGGACATGAAAATGCCGTCGTATGCCGGGAGGACAGAGCTTTTTAAAGGCGAACTGAAAGATGGCAACGTGTCACTCAAgataattaatgttaatgccTTTGATCAAGGCTGGTACAGATGTTTCCTCCCTCTGCTGCAGAACACAAAAAGGGCAACAAGTATCcagcttgttgttg GACCTCAGTCTGTTAAAACCAGTAGAACACAGACACCACCACCCTCAAGTCTCCAAACAAGACCAGCTTTGACTGAAGACACGAACATTAAAG TAACCCACTCCTCTCCACTGTGGGGTGGTTTTATCATCAGGTGGTCGGCTCCATGTAGGaacatttgctgctgctgtagctttCTTGGTGCTCGTcctggttggaggaggaggtctaTGGCTGTGGAAGCAGAAGTGTCCAACTA TTGTCAAACTCGTCTGCCAAGTGTGACACCGTTCTGCATGCACCTGTTCTGA
- the LOC125016026 gene encoding butyrophilin-like protein 10 isoform X1: protein MMRPSKAEFKESLHSFPLWTLTLCLVSVGSIPVQGNKSDSQVTGSPHPVVVALGEDAVLPCHVEPPVETEKLTVEWWRPDLPPDPGDPLSQYKYVHRYHNSQDMEDMKMPSYAGRTELFKGELKDGNVSLKIINVNAFDQGWYRCFLPLLQNTKRATSIQLVVGPQSVKTSRTQTPPPSSLQTRPALTEDTNIKVTHSSPLWGGFIIRWSAPCRNICCCCSFLGARPGWRRRSMAVEAEVSNYCQTRLPSVTPFCMHLF, encoded by the exons ATGATGCGTCCGTCTAAAGCGGAGTTTAAAGAGTCTCTTCACTCTTTCCCACTCTGGACTTTAACTCTCTGCTTGGTCTCCGTCGGTTCCATACCAGTTCAAGGTAATAAAA GTGATTCTCAGGTGACTGGTTCACCTCATCCAGTCGTGGTCGCTCTGGGTGAGGACGCTGTCCTGCCGTGCCATGTGGAGCCTCCGGTGGAGACGGAGAAGCTGACGGTCGAATGGTGGAGGCCTGACCTCCCACCTGATCCTGGAGATCCACTGAGCCAGTACAAGTATGTTCACCGTTACCACAACAGTCAAGACATGGAGGACATGAAAATGCCGTCGTATGCCGGGAGGACAGAGCTTTTTAAAGGCGAACTGAAAGATGGCAACGTGTCACTCAAgataattaatgttaatgccTTTGATCAAGGCTGGTACAGATGTTTCCTCCCTCTGCTGCAGAACACAAAAAGGGCAACAAGTATCcagcttgttgttg GACCTCAGTCTGTTAAAACCAGTAGAACACAGACACCACCACCCTCAAGTCTCCAAACAAGACCAGCTTTGACTGAAGACACGAACATTAAAG TAACCCACTCCTCTCCACTGTGGGGTGGTTTTATCATCAGGTGGTCGGCTCCATGTAGGaacatttgctgctgctgtagctttCTTGGTGCTCGTcctggttggaggaggaggtctaTGGCTGTGGAAGCAGAAGTGTCCAACTA TTGTCAAACTCGTCTGCCAAGTGTGACACCGTTCTGCATGCACCTGTTCTGA
- the LOC125016026 gene encoding myelin-oligodendrocyte glycoprotein-like isoform X3 — protein MMRPSKAEFKESLHSFPLWTLTLCLVSVGSIPVQGNKSDSQVTGSPHPVVVALGEDAVLPCHVEPPVETEKLTVEWWRPDLPPDPGDPLSQYKYVHRYHNSQDMEDMKMPSYAGRTELFKGELKDGNVSLKIINVNAFDQGWYRCFLPLLQNTKRATSIQLVVGPQSVKTSRTQTPPPSSLQTRPALTEDTNIKGGRLHVGTFAAAVAFLVLVLVGGGGLWLWKQKCPTIVKLVCQV, from the exons ATGATGCGTCCGTCTAAAGCGGAGTTTAAAGAGTCTCTTCACTCTTTCCCACTCTGGACTTTAACTCTCTGCTTGGTCTCCGTCGGTTCCATACCAGTTCAAGGTAATAAAA GTGATTCTCAGGTGACTGGTTCACCTCATCCAGTCGTGGTCGCTCTGGGTGAGGACGCTGTCCTGCCGTGCCATGTGGAGCCTCCGGTGGAGACGGAGAAGCTGACGGTCGAATGGTGGAGGCCTGACCTCCCACCTGATCCTGGAGATCCACTGAGCCAGTACAAGTATGTTCACCGTTACCACAACAGTCAAGACATGGAGGACATGAAAATGCCGTCGTATGCCGGGAGGACAGAGCTTTTTAAAGGCGAACTGAAAGATGGCAACGTGTCACTCAAgataattaatgttaatgccTTTGATCAAGGCTGGTACAGATGTTTCCTCCCTCTGCTGCAGAACACAAAAAGGGCAACAAGTATCcagcttgttgttg GACCTCAGTCTGTTAAAACCAGTAGAACACAGACACCACCACCCTCAAGTCTCCAAACAAGACCAGCTTTGACTGAAGACACGAACATTAAAG GTGGTCGGCTCCATGTAGGaacatttgctgctgctgtagctttCTTGGTGCTCGTcctggttggaggaggaggtctaTGGCTGTGGAAGCAGAAGTGTCCAACTA TTGTCAAACTCGTCTGCCAAGTGTGA